One part of the Dyadobacter sp. 676 genome encodes these proteins:
- a CDS encoding GH25 family lysozyme, whose product MAKKKTRSSGSKVKYLKPLPAKGWAIIAAIVAVVGGLIWWSDKTDENQWEFISKFGIKLPLRYAVHGIDVSHHNARINWDKLKKARSGNVGIDFVYIKATEGATHLDRQFKRNWAEAKRVGMKRGAYHFYNPRVMSDRQADNFIGQVRMEPGDLPPVLDLEVNGGKPDDIIIKGVRNWLTLIEAHYGVKPIIYVNEHYYKKYIAGNFDEYPLWLAGYSRTHLNDLASDAHVLFWQHSEKGWVDGIRGFVDYNVYLHERTDWENLADR is encoded by the coding sequence ATGGCAAAAAAGAAAACCCGCTCGTCAGGAAGTAAAGTGAAGTATCTGAAACCGCTCCCTGCGAAGGGCTGGGCCATTATCGCGGCCATCGTAGCGGTGGTCGGCGGATTGATCTGGTGGAGTGACAAAACCGATGAGAACCAGTGGGAGTTCATCAGCAAATTCGGGATTAAACTGCCGTTACGCTACGCCGTCCATGGGATCGATGTTTCGCACCATAATGCGAGAATCAATTGGGACAAACTCAAAAAGGCCCGCTCAGGCAATGTCGGTATCGATTTTGTGTACATCAAAGCGACCGAGGGCGCTACGCATCTCGACAGACAGTTCAAGCGAAACTGGGCGGAAGCGAAAAGGGTAGGGATGAAACGAGGGGCCTATCACTTTTATAATCCGCGCGTAATGTCCGATCGCCAGGCAGATAATTTTATCGGTCAGGTAAGAATGGAGCCCGGCGACCTGCCGCCGGTGCTGGACCTTGAAGTAAATGGCGGCAAGCCCGACGACATCATTATCAAGGGTGTCCGGAACTGGCTTACCCTTATCGAGGCGCATTACGGTGTAAAGCCCATTATTTACGTCAACGAGCATTATTACAAAAAATACATCGCCGGTAACTTCGACGAATATCCCCTCTGGCTCGCGGGTTACTCGCGCACGCACCTGAACGACCTCGCATCCGACGCGCACGTGCTGTTCTGGCAGCACAGCGAAAAAGGCTGGGTGGACGGCATCCGCGGTTTTGTGGATTACAATGTATACCTGCATGAACGCACGGATTGGGAAAATTTGGCGGATCGCTAA
- a CDS encoding agmatine deiminase family protein encodes MTANIASSTPRELGFTFPAEWAPHRATWLTFPHNDASWQGDRLAKMRPQYLAFIKAISQGENVGIIAHDEPLKQFITGELVKTGVDLAKIEFIVKPTNDAWCRDHGPSFVVNPETGEKMIVDWGHNAWGGKYPPYDDDNRTPRAVAEYLNLPVVNPGIIMEGGSVEFNGAGSLLTSKSCLLNPNRNPHLKQGQIEQILCDYYGIEQVLWVEDGIVGDDTDGHIDDTTRFVNEDTIVACVETDRSDENFAVLNTNLEMLKEMRLLNGKQPNIIELPMPKAVIIDDFRTPGSYANFLICNAGVIVPVFNNPHDQIAIDILEKAFNGKKIIPLLATEIIWGQGSFHCLSQQEPLV; translated from the coding sequence GTGACAGCGAATATTGCTTCATCGACACCCCGCGAACTGGGTTTCACTTTCCCCGCCGAATGGGCCCCGCACCGTGCTACCTGGCTCACTTTCCCGCATAACGACGCCTCGTGGCAAGGCGACAGGCTCGCTAAAATGCGGCCGCAATACCTGGCGTTTATCAAAGCGATCAGTCAGGGCGAAAATGTGGGCATTATCGCTCACGACGAGCCGTTGAAGCAATTCATCACCGGCGAACTTGTGAAAACGGGCGTCGATCTCGCTAAAATCGAATTTATTGTAAAACCTACCAACGACGCCTGGTGCCGCGACCACGGCCCTTCATTTGTGGTCAACCCCGAAACCGGCGAAAAAATGATCGTCGACTGGGGCCATAACGCCTGGGGCGGCAAATATCCGCCTTACGACGACGACAACCGCACTCCGCGTGCCGTCGCGGAATATCTGAATCTCCCGGTCGTTAACCCGGGGATCATTATGGAAGGCGGCTCGGTGGAATTTAATGGCGCCGGCAGCCTCCTTACCAGCAAATCGTGCCTGCTGAACCCAAACCGCAACCCGCATTTGAAACAGGGGCAAATCGAGCAAATATTATGTGATTACTACGGCATCGAGCAGGTTTTGTGGGTCGAAGACGGCATTGTCGGCGACGACACCGACGGCCATATTGACGATACCACGCGTTTTGTAAACGAAGATACGATCGTAGCGTGCGTAGAAACTGATCGCTCCGACGAGAATTTCGCGGTTTTGAACACCAACCTGGAAATGCTGAAAGAAATGCGCCTGCTAAACGGAAAACAGCCAAATATCATCGAGCTTCCGATGCCGAAAGCGGTCATTATCGACGATTTCCGTACACCGGGCTCCTATGCCAACTTTTTGATCTGCAATGCAGGTGTGATTGTGCCGGTATTCAACAATCCGCACGACCAGATTGCGATCGATATTCTGGAAAAAGCATTTAACGGGAAGAAAATCATTCCGCTTTTAGCTACGGAAATCATTTGGGGGCAAGGTAGCTTCCATTGCCTGAGCCAGCAGGAACCGCTGGTTTGA
- a CDS encoding histidinol-phosphate transaminase, translated as MNQKIDRRNLLKSGLMALGGIAVAPHLTAGAFENTPLSLDPENRIYRSPMVREHFLPADFKAPKIIAKLSANENPYGPPMSAQKAVAESVKNGNRYAWKEMYDLIDKIAKKEGVPADHIMMGPGSSDLLEKVALVTFMKGGNIVSADPCYMSLVSVAKSVGATWKAVPCTADWSHDLKAMEAAIDKDTKLVYVCNPNNPTGAITKGQDLLDFCSRVSEKVPVFVDEAYIELAVGADTQSMVSLLGQKKNVIIARTFSKIMGMAGIRVGYIAAQPEFLEGINKITRGGMGISYTSIFAASASLDDKDFQGNTRKLNHEAKTYLYENLDKMGYKYIPSYTNFVLFPISIPGKELLSKMTAKGIAVRSFDVQNKPWCRVSIGTMDEMKAFVGALGALS; from the coding sequence ATGAACCAAAAAATCGACCGTCGTAACCTGTTAAAATCCGGATTAATGGCATTGGGCGGCATCGCCGTGGCACCACACCTTACTGCCGGCGCATTCGAGAATACCCCATTATCCCTGGACCCCGAGAACCGCATTTACCGCAGCCCAATGGTGAGGGAGCATTTCCTGCCGGCTGATTTCAAAGCGCCCAAGATCATTGCCAAGTTAAGTGCGAACGAAAATCCTTATGGCCCGCCCATGTCGGCACAGAAAGCGGTAGCCGAATCCGTTAAAAACGGCAACCGTTATGCATGGAAAGAAATGTATGACCTGATCGATAAAATCGCCAAAAAAGAAGGCGTTCCGGCCGACCACATCATGATGGGCCCCGGCTCTTCCGACCTGCTCGAAAAAGTGGCATTGGTAACTTTCATGAAAGGCGGCAATATCGTTTCGGCCGATCCTTGCTACATGTCGCTCGTAAGCGTCGCGAAATCGGTTGGCGCTACATGGAAGGCCGTTCCCTGCACTGCGGACTGGTCGCACGACCTGAAAGCGATGGAAGCGGCGATCGATAAGGATACGAAGCTCGTTTATGTTTGTAACCCCAACAACCCGACCGGCGCCATTACCAAAGGCCAGGACCTGCTCGACTTCTGCTCGCGCGTATCCGAAAAAGTACCGGTATTCGTGGACGAAGCTTACATTGAGCTTGCTGTTGGCGCCGATACGCAAAGCATGGTTTCGCTGCTCGGACAAAAGAAGAACGTGATCATTGCCCGCACATTCTCGAAAATCATGGGTATGGCCGGGATCCGCGTAGGATATATTGCCGCGCAGCCTGAGTTCCTGGAAGGCATTAACAAAATCACCCGCGGTGGAATGGGTATTTCCTACACCTCTATTTTCGCCGCATCCGCCAGCTTGGACGATAAGGACTTCCAGGGCAATACTCGCAAGCTGAACCACGAGGCCAAGACATACCTTTACGAAAACCTCGACAAGATGGGTTACAAATACATCCCGTCATACACCAACTTCGTCCTCTTCCCGATCAGTATTCCGGGCAAGGAGCTCCTCAGCAAAATGACCGCCAAAGGCATCGCCGTCCGCTCGTTCGACGTCCAGAACAAACCCTGGTGCCGCGTCAGCATCGGTACGATGGACGAGATGAAGGCGTTTGTGGGGGCTTTGGGGGCGCTGAGCTGA
- a CDS encoding SusD/RagB family nutrient-binding outer membrane lipoprotein, whose amino-acid sequence MKSILTHKNIWMTALAGALSITSCTKDFDSMNVSPNSPTSIGPQYLLPTGIETSVDRYWGHRDRFERINIDAAELYVQHLTRNIYSNEGDDYTVSPALLANNWKGFFNDGLLNFQRIINLTNAQSASPNANYEGVALVMRTWVFSLLTDMYGSIPYTDAIKGTASDPVYTPKYDSMETIYAGLLNDLKTANEKLTVGGPAIAGDILYEGDILKWKKFANSLRLRLANRQAAKKPAESKAIFAEILGDAAKFPIFTSNADNASLKCTAVLPSNNEWNQILIQGGRTDWNISKTLADKMNALGDTRITVYANPNKDGLYQGHANGLPDAIATGYLATSSTIGKAFTDAAAPEVIMTYADLNFILAEAALDGDITGDAKKYFETGITASFAQYGLTPPAGYLTKAGPVSKEKVLEQKWISLFGQGVEAWIEWRRTGFPVFPAPDPRAVLNNGGILPTRFNYPASEYSLNATSVADGVKFNGGADDMKTKLWWAEK is encoded by the coding sequence ATGAAAAGCATTTTGACCCATAAAAACATCTGGATGACTGCCCTTGCAGGCGCATTGAGCATCACCAGCTGTACCAAGGATTTCGACAGCATGAACGTGAGCCCGAACAGTCCCACGTCCATCGGCCCGCAATACTTGCTCCCTACCGGCATCGAAACATCCGTAGACCGCTACTGGGGCCACCGCGACCGCTTCGAGCGCATCAATATCGACGCCGCCGAATTGTACGTACAGCATCTGACCCGCAACATTTACAGCAACGAGGGCGACGATTACACCGTTTCACCCGCATTGCTGGCCAATAACTGGAAGGGTTTTTTCAACGATGGCCTATTGAATTTTCAGCGCATTATCAACCTGACTAACGCCCAGTCCGCTTCACCTAACGCTAATTATGAAGGGGTTGCGCTCGTTATGCGCACCTGGGTATTCTCCCTGCTTACCGACATGTATGGCTCCATTCCCTACACCGATGCCATTAAAGGCACGGCCAGCGATCCGGTTTACACGCCGAAATACGATTCGATGGAAACCATCTATGCAGGTTTGCTCAACGACCTGAAAACGGCCAACGAAAAACTGACTGTCGGTGGGCCGGCCATCGCAGGCGATATTTTGTATGAAGGGGATATTTTAAAGTGGAAAAAATTCGCGAACTCGCTCCGCCTGCGCCTCGCTAACCGTCAGGCCGCCAAAAAGCCCGCCGAGTCGAAAGCCATTTTTGCCGAAATCCTCGGCGATGCGGCCAAGTTCCCGATTTTCACCAGCAATGCCGATAATGCTTCACTGAAATGCACCGCGGTACTCCCCAGCAACAATGAATGGAACCAGATCCTGATCCAGGGCGGGCGGACCGACTGGAACATCAGCAAAACACTGGCCGACAAGATGAACGCATTGGGCGATACCCGCATTACCGTGTATGCCAATCCTAATAAAGACGGGCTGTACCAGGGCCACGCCAACGGCCTGCCCGATGCTATTGCCACCGGCTACCTCGCTACCAGCTCCACCATAGGGAAGGCATTCACCGATGCTGCGGCGCCGGAGGTGATCATGACTTATGCGGACCTGAACTTCATTCTAGCCGAAGCGGCCCTGGACGGCGACATTACGGGCGACGCCAAAAAGTATTTCGAAACGGGTATCACTGCTTCCTTCGCACAATACGGCCTCACCCCGCCTGCCGGCTACCTGACCAAGGCAGGGCCGGTCAGCAAGGAAAAAGTGCTCGAACAGAAATGGATCTCGCTCTTCGGGCAAGGCGTGGAAGCGTGGATCGAATGGCGCAGAACGGGCTTCCCGGTTTTCCCTGCCCCCGATCCCCGCGCGGTGCTGAACAACGGCGGCATTCTGCCTACCCGCTTCAATTACCCGGCATCCGAATATTCGCTGAATGCGACATCCGTAGCGGATGGTGTCAAATTCAACGGCGGCGCCGACGATATGAAGACCAAACTGTGGTGGGCCGAGAAGTAA
- a CDS encoding SusC/RagA family TonB-linked outer membrane protein, producing MRKVLLLFIWACLCSPLAYAQVRQLTGKVTAAEDGLGLAGASIIYKGTNVGTNADADGNFSFSVPGDGVLVISYVGFLIKEMPIGNQTKFDIKLDADTRQLAEVVVTAFGIEREKKALGYTVQEVKGSALTESRSTNVANALSGKIAGVRVQSNGGPGSGSTIQIRGASSVSGNNQPLIVIDGVPMEQTTNKTWGGGISEINPDNIKEMSVLKGPNAAALYGSRAANGVILITTKNGQGTKGLGVDINSNITFERPWIKPKFQNTYGGGNGYRTWYTDGWSGNITDPAEIAQYRAVYDARYPLVGSEGTDESWGAPMDGRLVRQWWTGDDVAPLTPQPDNWDEYWNTGRTITNSIALNGGNDKGYFRLGLSRVDQTGIMYYNDFHRNNFRINSGYNLTKNLSVTLSGEYIKSGSDNKSYGSGQEFIWSHRHVSWAQLRDYESYIGMHNQRGNDTEPPNWQHTFFTNPYFSQKRLPQSNEKDRLLGNIALNYKILPSLSLMIRTGTDYWTDTRINVSNFLRVRNGVRTPGRYSEEVLRSQETNSDFMLTYNKNISADFGLNVQAGGIKRTNYYKRNYFYVGEMVVDGLYNAGNSVPSQNTIESEIRKSETQSLFGTANLSWKDALFLDLTARNDWSSTLPANARSYFYPSASLSAVLTELFDVKSNVFTFGKVRASFAQVGNDATPYQLAQTYLAKGSWNGAVPKFSENIEIANSGLKPEITTGLELGADLRFLKGKIGLDVTYYNQTTKDQILGVEISKASGYNTRILNAGKITNKGVEISISGTPVKLPGGFSWDVSLNWARNRNKVVELAEGLTTYTLATQRGMSSEARVGQPYGTFYGVGFQKYNGQIVYGANGLPLTVAGQKLGNIQPDWIGGMLNTLNYKGWSLSALVDVRMGGDIYDEGTGTARWTGQYAETALGREEGVIGKGVREVTAADGSKSYVPNDIIVTANQLYGYSNPRNYHESAIFDASYVKLREVSLGYAFSPSLLKKVKIQSAKISLVGRNVWMIFKNTPHIDPEIDAKGGNQQGFGYGELPSSRSIGANLSLSF from the coding sequence ATGCGTAAAGTTCTACTCTTATTTATATGGGCTTGTCTGTGTTCCCCGCTCGCTTACGCACAAGTGCGCCAGCTGACCGGAAAGGTGACGGCGGCCGAAGATGGTCTCGGACTTGCAGGCGCGTCAATCATTTATAAAGGCACCAATGTGGGTACAAATGCTGATGCTGACGGTAATTTCAGCTTTTCGGTTCCCGGTGACGGCGTACTCGTCATCTCTTATGTGGGCTTTCTGATCAAAGAAATGCCGATCGGCAACCAAACCAAATTTGACATCAAGCTGGACGCCGACACGCGACAGCTCGCCGAGGTGGTCGTGACCGCATTCGGTATAGAGCGTGAGAAAAAGGCGTTGGGATATACAGTACAGGAAGTAAAAGGAAGCGCACTCACGGAGTCACGGTCGACGAACGTGGCGAATGCGCTTTCCGGTAAAATTGCCGGTGTTCGGGTGCAGTCGAACGGCGGCCCTGGCAGCGGCTCCACGATCCAGATCCGTGGCGCATCGTCCGTTTCGGGCAATAACCAGCCGCTGATCGTCATCGACGGCGTGCCTATGGAGCAGACAACGAACAAGACCTGGGGCGGCGGTATTTCCGAGATCAACCCCGACAATATCAAGGAAATGTCGGTGCTCAAAGGCCCCAACGCGGCCGCATTGTATGGCTCGCGTGCCGCCAACGGCGTTATTTTGATTACCACCAAAAACGGCCAGGGCACGAAAGGGCTCGGTGTGGATATCAACTCCAACATCACTTTCGAGCGCCCGTGGATCAAACCGAAATTTCAGAACACTTACGGCGGGGGCAATGGCTACCGTACCTGGTATACCGACGGATGGAGCGGCAACATCACCGATCCGGCGGAAATTGCGCAATACCGCGCCGTTTATGACGCAAGATACCCCCTCGTGGGATCGGAAGGGACCGATGAAAGCTGGGGAGCTCCGATGGACGGGCGCCTGGTGAGACAGTGGTGGACGGGTGACGATGTTGCACCACTGACTCCTCAGCCTGACAACTGGGACGAGTACTGGAATACCGGCCGCACGATAACGAACAGCATCGCACTCAACGGCGGCAACGACAAAGGCTATTTCCGCCTTGGCCTGAGCCGTGTGGACCAAACGGGCATTATGTACTACAATGATTTCCACCGGAATAACTTTCGCATCAACTCGGGCTATAACCTGACGAAGAACCTGAGCGTTACGCTTTCAGGCGAGTATATCAAATCGGGTTCCGACAACAAGAGCTATGGTAGCGGACAGGAATTCATCTGGTCGCACCGGCACGTTTCATGGGCGCAACTGCGGGATTATGAGAGCTATATCGGCATGCACAATCAGCGCGGCAACGACACCGAACCGCCAAACTGGCAGCATACCTTCTTTACCAACCCGTATTTCTCGCAAAAACGCCTTCCTCAGAGCAACGAAAAGGACCGTCTGCTAGGCAACATTGCATTGAATTACAAGATATTGCCGTCGCTAAGCCTGATGATCCGGACGGGGACCGATTACTGGACCGATACGCGCATCAACGTGTCGAACTTCCTGCGCGTCCGCAATGGCGTGCGCACACCGGGCCGCTATTCGGAAGAAGTACTCCGCAGTCAGGAAACCAACTCGGATTTCATGTTGACTTACAACAAGAATATCTCGGCGGATTTCGGGTTGAATGTGCAGGCAGGCGGTATCAAACGCACGAATTATTACAAAAGAAACTATTTCTATGTAGGCGAAATGGTGGTGGACGGCTTGTATAATGCCGGCAACTCGGTGCCAAGCCAGAATACGATCGAATCGGAGATCCGCAAATCGGAAACGCAGAGCTTGTTCGGAACGGCTAACCTTTCCTGGAAGGATGCATTGTTCCTCGATTTGACAGCCCGTAACGACTGGTCGAGCACATTGCCTGCCAACGCGCGCTCTTACTTCTACCCTTCCGCTTCGCTGAGCGCGGTGTTAACGGAATTGTTCGATGTAAAAAGCAATGTGTTCACATTCGGCAAAGTACGCGCCAGCTTTGCCCAGGTGGGTAATGACGCGACACCTTACCAATTGGCACAAACCTATCTGGCCAAAGGTTCGTGGAACGGCGCGGTGCCCAAATTCTCCGAAAACATCGAGATCGCGAACAGCGGCCTGAAACCGGAGATCACCACCGGCCTCGAATTGGGTGCGGATTTGCGCTTTTTGAAAGGGAAGATCGGTCTGGATGTTACCTATTACAACCAGACCACCAAAGACCAGATCCTGGGCGTGGAAATTTCCAAAGCGAGCGGCTACAATACCCGCATCCTGAATGCAGGTAAAATAACCAACAAAGGCGTGGAAATCTCCATCAGCGGAACGCCCGTGAAGCTGCCGGGCGGTTTCAGCTGGGACGTATCATTGAACTGGGCGCGCAACCGCAACAAGGTGGTCGAACTGGCGGAAGGCCTCACCACCTACACGCTCGCAACGCAGCGCGGCATGTCATCGGAAGCACGCGTAGGCCAGCCTTATGGTACATTCTACGGCGTGGGCTTCCAGAAATACAACGGGCAGATCGTTTACGGCGCGAACGGCCTGCCACTGACAGTCGCCGGGCAAAAACTGGGCAATATTCAGCCCGACTGGATCGGCGGTATGCTGAACACGCTGAACTACAAAGGCTGGTCGCTGAGCGCGTTGGTGGACGTACGCATGGGTGGCGATATTTACGACGAAGGGACGGGAACCGCCCGCTGGACGGGCCAGTATGCCGAAACGGCACTTGGCCGGGAGGAAGGAGTGATCGGCAAGGGCGTACGTGAGGTGACGGCAGCCGATGGTTCCAAATCCTATGTTCCCAACGACATTATCGTAACTGCCAATCAGCTTTATGGCTATTCCAACCCGCGTAATTACCACGAGTCGGCGATTTTCGACGCAAGCTATGTGAAACTGCGGGAAGTGTCGCTCGGCTACGCTTTCAGTCCGTCGCTTTTGAAAAAGGTAAAAATCCAGTCGGCCAAGATCTCGCTCGTGGGACGGAACGTTTGGATGATCTTCAAAAATACCCCGCATATCGATCCGGAGATCGACGCGAAGGGTGGTAACCAGCAAGGGTTCGGGTACGGCGAACTGCCGAGTTCGCGCAGCATCGGTGCAAATCTGTCGCTGTCGTTCTGA
- a CDS encoding carbon-nitrogen hydrolase yields the protein MAKKVNIGLVQMSCTSDVDANFQKATEKIREAAQKGANIVCLQELFKSLYFCDVEDHSNFSLAEAIPGPSTEALGALAKELGVVIIASLFEKRAHGLYHNTTAVLDADGAYLGKYRKMHIPDDPGYYEKFYFTPGDAPVTGQDTDGYRIFNTQFAKIGVLICWDQWYPEAARITSLMGAEILFYPTAIGWDVNEKDPVINEEQYGAWQTVQRGHAVANGVYVVAVNRVGREADQQFWGGSFIANPQGRLLYLAPHEGEVTHVEELDLDKLDFYRTTWPFLRDRRVDSYHPILKRFIDQP from the coding sequence ATGGCAAAAAAGGTAAACATTGGTCTGGTGCAAATGAGCTGCACTTCGGACGTTGATGCTAACTTTCAGAAGGCTACCGAAAAAATCCGCGAAGCCGCGCAAAAAGGCGCGAATATCGTCTGTCTGCAAGAACTCTTCAAATCGCTCTATTTCTGCGATGTGGAAGACCACTCGAATTTTTCCCTGGCCGAAGCCATCCCCGGCCCGTCGACGGAGGCGCTGGGTGCATTGGCGAAAGAATTGGGCGTGGTGATCATCGCCTCGCTGTTCGAGAAACGGGCGCATGGACTTTACCATAACACCACCGCCGTGCTCGACGCCGACGGTGCCTACCTGGGCAAATACCGCAAAATGCACATTCCCGACGATCCGGGCTACTACGAAAAATTCTATTTTACGCCAGGCGACGCTCCCGTAACCGGGCAGGATACCGACGGCTACCGGATTTTCAATACCCAATTTGCCAAAATCGGCGTGCTCATCTGCTGGGACCAGTGGTACCCCGAAGCCGCCCGCATTACCAGCCTCATGGGCGCGGAAATCCTCTTCTATCCTACCGCCATCGGCTGGGATGTTAACGAAAAGGACCCCGTTATCAATGAAGAGCAATACGGCGCGTGGCAAACGGTGCAGCGAGGCCATGCCGTGGCGAATGGCGTGTACGTGGTGGCCGTAAACCGCGTAGGCCGCGAAGCCGATCAGCAGTTCTGGGGCGGCTCGTTCATCGCCAACCCGCAAGGAAGGCTGCTCTACCTCGCACCGCACGAAGGCGAAGTAACACACGTGGAGGAACTGGATCTCGACAAGCTGGATTTTTATCGCACCACCTGGCCATTCCTGCGCGACCGTCGCGTGGATTCCTACCATCCTATTTTAAAGCGATTTATCGACCAGCCCTGA